Genomic DNA from Melospiza georgiana isolate bMelGeo1 chromosome 3, bMelGeo1.pri, whole genome shotgun sequence:
TGTTCTTTTTAACTGGGTCCCTGTCTGATACCCTTCTGTCAGGAGAACTCTGTTCACCACCGTATCAGTTACTGCTGGCATGGGTTTTATCATGAGTCCCTCCACAAAGCCTTCGAGTTTCCTTGCTAAACTTCATGTAACTGATGGCATTATCAGTTTTGCTGTTGAAACAGTTGGAAGGCATAGGAGCAACTCCTTATTGttccctgagcagggctcagaCATTGAGCAAATGGCCATGCTTTAGCTGATCCGTGAATGCTGCCGTGTTCTCTTGCCTGCTAGCAGACAGGACAGGGATAGTCTCTGAATCTCCTGTCAGGTGAGTGTGTCACATGTGCTGTTACTGTGGGCTTGCTGGCACATGGCAGCTACCATGTATGTCTGCATTCTAGAATGACCAAAACCACTCTTTGCAAAAGTAGATTGAAAAGCCAATTTTTGGGGGGCCCTTGGGGGTGGTGTGTTGCCCGAGTTTAGTGTCAGCACACGTGTGTCCATGGTTTAAGTTGAGAATGCAATTGAATCTAGTTCCATTGGAAAGGTTGAAGTGGAAAGCTGGGGGGGCAGAGGGGAATGTTTTGTGACAGTAACAGCAGGTGGATGTCATTTCTTTTGCATGGATTTAGTTCCACTGAATTTGCCTTTGATTCCCCatttaagttttaaaatgttgatAAATAACTGGCGGGTCAGAAAAAGCTTCCTTGATGTATCGAAATGCAAGGGAACTGATCACTTGTTACAAACCACTGAGCTGTCCTTGTTGACTTAGTAACGCTTGAATCTCTCCTAATGTTTGTTAACtaatgttttgatttttgccATATGACTGCTTACAACAATCATGGAAAGGTCCTGTTTTTTCTCTTAGCATTTCACAGGCCATGCTACATCAGTGTCATCATTAATGTTTACCACAGTGAAACCTACAAATGAGAGTAAACCCTTTGATGGAATTACAGGACTTTACTTCTTGTCTGGAGCTATACATGACCGATTATTGAGTGTGTGGTATGTAAGCTTTTCATCATCTGTGACTGATCATTTTGAGCATAGAGCCATCAAGTGACTGTGATTACACAAGATAAAGCAGAAGGGGCACTCTGGAAAAATGCAGTGATGATCTCTGTATTGGTGGTTTCGACTCACTGATTGTTGAGTGAAGACGAGATTTTCCTTGGCTGTGTCTGAGCATGCTTCCAGGTGCCATTTGCATCACTAGTGTGTGCCAGAACATACTGTGTCATAAACCTCCTTGTTCTTTGCACTTCTTGTAAGGTTTATGCAGTTTTCTTGCTCAGTTTGTGGAGTTACTTTGCTCTTAAAAATTAGAACATTTTGTAAGCTGAACATTGAAATGTCAGTGTGGTGCTTTTGGAGATAGGAGATAGCGCCACATTTACTAGCGATTTATAGGCTTTGTAATGCTTGTCTGGTGCAGAGGATGCTGTTTGTGCTCTGGTAATGTGTTGTTTTTTGTGTCTTCCAGGCAGATCAGATCAgataggaaagaaaagaatgcTGTGATGTCTTTCACAGTAACAGATGAACCAACTTTTGTGGACCTGACTGTATCAGAAGTCAAAGAAGAGGTAGGAGCAATAGTTTGTAAACAAATACATTCAACAATTTTCACTTACCACATCAGTTTCCTTTTAAGGGTGTAAAGAAATAggcttggtttctttttgggtTCTGTTATGCAGAGTTGAGATCCAAATACCAATTCATGGGTCTAAGAATATTTATTACAGGTGCATTTATAAAGCTGGTAGTTTGAAATGCTCCTTTTCAAAACTACTAACTTCAAATCCAGTGTgctttttcagaaatgtttgtCATGATGGCAGAAATGTCAGTTGCTTCCTATTTAGAACAAGTTAGTAATTAAAATGGTTGTTACAACTTggcagcaaagaaaaacacaaaataaattatttctaaaaatcTGATTTGGGTATGGTCCTGGTTTATTTCTGATTTCAAGTGTTTTTGGCAGTGTAACTGCATTTGGAATTAACTAGCTTTGAATGAGTTAAAGTAGCAGTGTACATTTGCCAAGTCTCTCAGTTTTAACAGCACAAGTCTTTCAAAGTGGTTGCCTTTTGAAAAATGTGTGAATGTGAAACACGTCCACAAACTGTTCCCATAATTATTTAAAACgtttttctcctgctgcctttaaattccttttctcaGAGCAGTATTTCATGTtgtatttttctaatatttccAGTTCCCTCTTCCTGCATGTATGGGAGAGTATTCAGTAACGTGCCCCTGTCATTTAGTTTCTCAGAGGAGtcatctcattttctttcctgtaagCATATTCACAGAGTCAGTGCctttgcagagctgagcctCTAGACATGTGTCTGCTACTGTGCAAACTGTTTAACTCAGTGCATATTACTAGTAATAAAGTACAGTTGTGAGTTATTTTATTAATCTTCTAACACTTGTACTGAATGTTCCTGAGTGATTACATCTTTGGTCTTTTCAGATTTAGTGTAATGTTcttaaatactgaaaaaattCAGATTGTAGCTACACAGCTGTCTCTTGATGTCCTAAACTTCCAGAAGGGGGTCTCTTGATGTCCTGAACTTCCAGGAGGGTTTTTCTTTGATCTAATGAAACTCTCTTACTGTGCCTTCTTTCAGCCTGTGAAGTTAGCAGTTGTGTGCAGAGATGGGCAGTTGCATTTATTTGAACATATCTTGAATGGGTAAGTTAGGATTCACCTGGAGGGTGTCTTTGGGAGAGGTCTGGGGTTACTGCAAGGCAAAGCTCAGTTTtattgtgctgctgcctttaaGCTCATAAATGCTCATGAATCAGGTTCCAGCTGCTTCTTTGTCTTGGGTTACTGGGCAAGGTTTTGAAGCACTCACTTGTTGGGAACTGTGTTGCACTTTGGTATTTTGTGTGGCTTTAACCCAGATTTTGTGTCTGTGCCTCATCTTAGCCATCTGTAAAAGGTGTAAAATGGCTGAGTTTGCTGAGGACCTGCTAATGAAAGATGCATAAATGTGCAAAATATTGAAGTGTTCAAGCTAAACATCttgaaattttttaatttctttttttttttttccagttattgCAAAAAACCCTTAACATCAAACTGTACTGTTCAGATAGCAacacctggggatggggactccacacCAAAGCCAGTCCCTATTCTAGCAGCTGCATTTTGCACAGACAAACAGTCTCTGCTGCTGGTGTATGGAAACACCTTACAGCCCATCATAGAGAAAGTGGTATGTAAAACTTAACAGAGGGGGTTTGCATTCTGTGATATGCACTGCATGCTGCTTCCAGCTGGAGAAATTTTtgggtttattatttttatttttactgttttgaaATTATATAAGCATACAAAACATATTCATTGCCCTTGTTTTGGGAGGTGTGACAGTTGGACCCAAGCTGTTTGGAAAGGCAATTTgtattcttccatttttttcgTTGGAGTGCAGGTTGATGCCATTGCTGACTGTTTCTTGCCATTTCAGCTCTTGCTGAGTTAGGCCATTGAAACTGGTTTTAGTACAGTTCCAGTTTACCTGTGTAAATGTCCTTGAAGAGCATAGAGATATGGTAACAAAAGGCAGATATGCAAAGGAGCTGCTGTTCtagaatgaaaaaaacattCATTCTTATTTATACCATTGGAATTTGTTCTCAGCTTTCAGTAGCATCATGAATCACAGGTGTGAGTGCCAAATATATTAACTGGTTTTGTTCCTGTCCTCCTAGTCTTTGAACACCAGTGAATCCCACATATGTTTGGTACGGGACATCCAGAAAGTGTTGTCACTTAAAACAGATGCTGCTGTAACAAAGGTGAGTTTGCATAAAGTGTGGTTTTGttgcttctcttcttttctttcagaaatgaagAAGGTAATATTCACTGCTCTCTTAAAATGAGACTGGATTTCTGGATGGACCTgttcagagctgcagaaataTCTATAGATGTTCATAGCACTCAGGCAGGTGTGGGCAAAGAGATCTTCATGGTTCCTGTGTGTCCTGGTATGTGCAAGAGCACACAGTGGCCCTCTTGTAACTCAGCATGTCTGCTTGAGAGACAGGACTGATTGGTGTGGCTTTCCTGCCTCAGATCAGTCCTTCCCTTGGAGTCTGTTGGTTTATACAACCTCTTTGACCCTGATGGTTTGGGGTGAAGGTGGGATGACTTTGTTTTAGAGTCTAAATGAAAAGTAGTGGAGCCTTAATGGGCAAGTCCTTTTTGCTCTTTCTTGGTGTGGCCTTCATGTGTTCCTGCTCACAGGGACCTGGGACTGTGAGCTGGGCACTTGCATGGCAGCAGTGTCCACTGAGGCCACTTGGCAGTGTGTTCTCTCATGCAGGATCCCCTGGGTGTTTAGAGACAGGCTGTAAAGTTCTTAAACGTTGTGCATATTCAAGGCCTTGAAGATTTGAAATGCTTGAAATTCCAGCGAAGTGAGCAGACAGTGCTGTTTTTCTGACCCTTCAGTTATTATCTGCTGGCGCTGGTGCtccatcagccaggcagggttTTGTGCTGATTGCTCAGTCCTGGGGCTGGTGGGTAGCAGGGCCAGGTGCAGGGCCAGTGTGGCATGCAGTGATGATACCCATCTTGGTTTCGCTTCTTGCTGAATTCCAGTGAAGACACATCTCTTGGCTGTCTGAGCATGCCCTGTGGGGAGAAGGTCAGTGATGAGTGTGGTGAGCTAAGGGCAGAGTATTTTATCGCCACTGGTGTTCTGTGGTAAAATTCTTGATGCAGAAAATCAACTTTTTGGAAATTGGAAGTTTATTATTGGAAGATTATACTTTTATAGCGGCCTGGATAGAAGTGCTATGGTTTAGAGAAACATTCTGGAAGTAGCAGAGAATGTATTTTTGATATTCTACATTCCCTGTGAGTCCGGGGAGCATTTGGTTGTTAAATACAAAATTCTACCTCCTTTGTGTTCATTGAAGATGGTGCCTCAGCTTGTTTGGTATAAACTAAGGTGTCTCTTTTTGTCACTGGTCACAGCCTAATTCAGGCAACTGAGTTCTGTGTTTGAGCTATCCCTAGAAGAGGAGAGTTGGGATTGAAGGGAATAGTGACTACCTTTTGCTGTTACATTGTGTTGCTTTTCTTGGTCAGTTATTGCATTCCAGTGCATGCTGAATTAATCTGCATGTGGTTTTATGGAGCTGAATGTTAGCACAGGTGGTATCTATCTATTGCCACCAAAACATCCAAGTAAATGTTGTTTGATACAAACAGTTCTGGGAATGTTACAGCAAAAGCTTGTAAGAAAAGTGGTTCACAGGTAATTCCCAAGAGACCATTGCTTTAGTTAATTATGAAAAGTAACTAACTGTTTCTAGAGGttattaattctcttaaatATGTTTTGATTTACCTATAATTTATGTCAAGAAAATTGGTTGTGTCAGGCTGGTTTTACCGTATGTGTGAGAGTTGCAGGATAAAATCCATATTTTACATGGGAAGAAAGCTCAGGATGCCAGCAGTTCATGCAAATGTGGTTCTCTCTGTGTGCCAGGTAAAGACACCTGTGGTGAACTCGGACGCCAAAGTTCTAGTACCTGGCATTCCAGGACACAGTACAGCTGTTAAAACTCCAGCcttgggaaaggagaaaaagaagaacaaGAGGAAACCAGGAGAGACAGAGGTAAAAGGCTTCTTATTTCAAACTCAGCAAGACTGGAGAGACTAGAATCACAAATTATCGTTATACCTTCTTTAGGTGAACTTGGATTTGCTTTGTTTGCTGTGGAAGAAAGGTTAATGTTACCATCTTTCTATATGAAAGAGACTTACCCCTTctcaaaacatttctttctttcaagcCCTCTATGCCTTGCCTGTGGTTTTGCCAGCTTGTTGCAGAACTTTGTCACACACTTGTTGCTGCCTTTCCCAAGACAGATTAGTGCTTTTCAGCCAAAACTTCAtctgcctttgttttcttaTGCTATCTTCTGTcagtacatttaaaaaaacacacaaaatttgTGTTCTTCTCCAGCAGAACTAGTGAGAATGCTCCAGGTTAGGTACTTTGCTTTCAGCTGACATTTGTGAGAAGCCACTCTGAGACAGCACTGCCTTATTTCCCCTGTGCAGGAGAGCATCGAGGAGCGCCTCGGGGCATTGGACATTGATGTGAGCAAAGTCAAAACTCCCGGTGGCCTTCCCCAAACAGAcagctttgctgtgctgctggtccAGGGCTTGGAAAGCAATGATGCAGAAATCCTAAATGTAAGTCTTGCAAGCTGTTCAGTCTGTGCACTGGGACTGGTGGGGAGCCTCCCTGAAAGCAGGGAAGGCTGAACAGTTCAGAGCCTGTTGTTTCTCCCAGCTGCTTTTTGCTGGTTTGCTGCTCAAGGCAGTGCTATTATGAATTGGTGTTACTTTTCTGTTGCTACCTGCCTTGGTTTCTGAGTCAGTCCCTGATCTTTGAAAGCACTTTGTTTATGGTAAATTTGTTATGTCACAGTTCAGATGTTTTACAAATGGTGCTACCAATGCACCTCTGCTCTCTTTAGCTTGGACTGGAGCATAATCTGTGCCTAGTCTCCTGAGAGTACATTTTTCAGGCAGGTactgtttgaaaaataaattgatgACAAGTTTCACTTGAAAAGCTTATCTTTACATTTGGACATAATAGTACTGGGGCAGAGAACTGTTAGGAATTTGATGCTGAACAGAAATTTCTTGTCACAGTTGCTAGTGAAAGGCATTTATTTATGGAAGTCAGAAAATACCAAGGGAGATTTTCATGTGCCTGTAATGCATAATTTTTAACATGTGGCAGGTGGACTAGAGGCAGTGCTAGATTGTTTTAGATGGGTTTATTGAGTGCCTTGACTTTGTTAATTGTACCTGACTTGGAAAATGAAACTCCTTTTAATAGCTAATCTTTCACTCATTATCCTCAGCATAAAAAGTAGTGGAGTAGGAAGAGAGATACAGGCAGGAATTTTTGATTTTCCTCGTTGCCCATACACATATTAAAGCTGAATTATTCTCTgatcatatttttttcattttaacagaAAGTGCTTaacacaaggaaagaaaatatagtAAAAAACACAGTAGCCAGAATGCCTATACATGCTGTCATTCCACTGCTGCATGAGGTAAGAGAGCCTGCACGTCTTGTACTGTCACACAAGCCACATGTGATTTGCCTTCCAGCTGCTGAAATCCAGGATATGGCTCTTTGTTTTTGAAATTGGTTTGGTGCCATAAGAGGACTGAAATGTTTCTTAATTTATCCCTGATTCACTTCTTATCTTTTCTGGCTAAGCTTAACCAGAGGACCAAGTGTCACTGTCAAAGCTTACTGTCAGAGCATTAGATAGTGTATTACTATCTTAAATGATTAtgtgggaaaagaaagggaagagatTAAGCAAACGCTTGTTTAGTCCATGGCAAACAATCACCATTACATCTTCTTTTCAACTACTAACATGGATGATAATTTGAAGCATCAGAAAGTCCATTTTGCTGTACTTAAACTTTGAACATCACTTAGTAGTAATTTTAAAAGGGGTTTGGCTTCTGAACTGCTTATTCAGTGATATTAAATAAACCTTTTATTTGGACAGAAATACTGTAATGATTAGCCTTGACTAGACATTACTTTTTTAAACCAAACATTGCTTAGTTGCTTAGTTATGTGAATGATGCTCTATTGCATAAGTTAATGGttcaatttcctttttaatttctattttaatgtGCTGACCACAAATaagattaaatttttttaatggtacTGATCTTAACTGAATTATGCAGATAACCTGGTGCTGAATGTTTGGTCTTACAACACCTCCTTAGGCTTATGTTAATGAGATGCTGTGTTTCTTCCCTGGGACCTTTGTCAGGGGATCTAAGGACAAATGTTTAGCTCTATAATCTCAGTGGATGGTCAGACCTTTGTGTAACTGTCTTCTCCCAAGCTTGAGATTTGTTGTGTGAAATGGTCATTACCTGGCCATTACTTTCTTCACTTGTTTCCCCAACTTTTCCACCCTGTAACTGCTCTACTAAGCAGATTAACAGAGATGAAAAGTAAGAGGTTTCCTCCTACTTATTCCTGCCAGGTTTAAGCTTCAGTGGATATTTTGCATGTTAAAAGCTCCAGCTTTCTTGTAATACTGAAACCCAGCTTCTGCAAGGTACCAGCCTGTGTAGAGGGTGGTAGAGCCAGCAGTGTAATTTtctgcagcctggcagtggTTAATCCCAGCATGCTTCAAATGCCTGGAGAACTTTCTGCCCCAGTATTGGGGCTGTCAAATGATCTCATGTTGGGGTTTTAAACTCACCATGTTTGATACTTATTGCTGACTGGATTTTCTTGTCCTTTTAGCTTACAAAGAGATTGCAAGGCAACCCATACAGGTAAGAGACAGCTCAGCTACAGTTCAATTCACCTAAAACTTCTCATGTGTGTGCTGTGGTCCGTCCTACCACGTGTGTGATAGATTTTCATAGTAACTGCAATTAAACTGCACCATCTGGAGGTAAAAACTCACCTTGCTGAAGGTGAAAAGAGGAATTTAAACACTTAAAGCAGTGCTTGGTCAGGGTGGctgaagtgaaataaaaatggaaaaggataCCTGAAATAAGCATGTAACCCTGAGAATGTAACTGAAGGCCCCAAATATTTACATTATTGACTTGATCAATAAGTAAAATAACTCTCAGGTGTAGAGACTGTGTAATTATCAAATGTATTTAGACATCTCTTCATGTGGTGTTTAATAACAGAACCAGCTTCCCCCTCTATCTTGTTATGTTGCCATAAGGACAGCTTTGTTGAGATGGGTTGTGCTGAGTTGTGGGGGTtaggttggtttgggtttgagtTTATTTTTTCTAGATTTAAATTCCCCCATTGTAGTTGGAGAAGAAAGTAGCATGCTTTGATCTTTTATTCATTTGGACCATCCATAAAAGATTTCAGACCCCTGAGCTTGCCTAGTTTAGTCCCTCACTGAAATGTCTGTTCCTTTCCTAACAAATAACTTGCATACCTCGTGAGGATAGCCGAACTTTACATTTCCATCTGCAGAGAGCATTTATCTTGCTCTCTAATTAAAGAGGAACTTTATATAGAACTGTTTAGCATCTAGGATGTGAAATGGATGTCTCTCAGGCAGTATCTCTTGgatataatttatttctcttttccagtgcctcactaATGGTTCGATGGCTGAAGTCTGTTTTTACCGTACATGCATCCTACCTTTCCACAGTAAGTATTTTTCATTCATGCCTGTGCACTTAAGTAAAAAACTATGTTTAAATGcttaaataaatgtattttctttcttcaagaATCTCCTGCTCTCTGCATATGGCAGTGCCCAAATCAACGTATAGAGAGCTTTGCTTACACCACTTTTGCTGAGTCCACTGCACTTTGCTGATAAATTGTTTGTCTTGGTCATCCTTGACATAATTATAGCCATCCCAAAGTCAAACTAAGATAGGTTATGCCATACCTGTGAGAGGGAGCAAAATTACTGCCAAAGAGTAATCTAGTCTGTGTCACTGGATCTTACAGAACtaaattttctttgttcttaAAATGCTCATATTGAGGCTGTCTTGGGCATGCCCAGATTTATAGGGTAAGGGTGCCAAAGCTGTAGCTTCTGGATTGAAGTCCAGCCTTGCCTTACAAGTGATGGATGCAACACTCTTGCTGGGTTAAGAAAGAGACTTTTGGGCAGTGTCAGTCCTTTCTGCCATTTGTTATAGcattgctgagcagcagaactTGCACCATTGCTGAGGCTGCATTGGGACGCTGGTGTATGTTCACAGCTTTCTGAGCAGTGCTTTGCCCCTGCGTGTGGCACGgactgggaaggagaaggaggctAAGAACTGCCATGCTTTAAAAGTAGATGATACTTCTAAACATGGCTAAGTGTTAATTGATCAGGCTGCAGGTGGTTCCTCAGCTCTCCCTTCTGTCTAGAATAATATAAGCAAGTGTTGCTTGCTCCAAACATACAAAagtagtttaaaaaacaaaacatttgggatgtgtttgttaacagcttcattttttttttttttttcatctgtct
This window encodes:
- the WDR43 gene encoding WD repeat-containing protein 43; translated protein: MAASPCAFSPRGCRLFASAGPDGRLRVWDTAGSRLQHEYVPSAHLSAACTCLAWAPAGARQPPSKDGPQRKKRKSEVGGEVDKQLDILAIGTAVGSILLYSTVKGELQSKLDGGHESRVNCVRWHQESCCLYSCSDDKHIVEWNTQTCKVKCKWKGDNSSVTCLCISPDGKMLLSAGRTIKLWDLETKEVYRHFTGHATSVSSLMFTTVKPTNESKPFDGITGLYFLSGAIHDRLLSVWQIRSDRKEKNAVMSFTVTDEPTFVDLTVSEVKEEPVKLAVVCRDGQLHLFEHILNGYCKKPLTSNCTVQIATPGDGDSTPKPVPILAAAFCTDKQSLLLVYGNTLQPIIEKVSLNTSESHICLVRDIQKVLSLKTDAAVTKVKTPVVNSDAKVLVPGIPGHSTAVKTPALGKEKKKNKRKPGETEESIEERLGALDIDVSKVKTPGGLPQTDSFAVLLVQGLESNDAEILNKVLNTRKENIVKNTVARMPIHAVIPLLHELTKRLQGNPYSASLMVRWLKSVFTVHASYLSTLPDLIPQLGMLYQLMESRVKTLQKLSRLHGRLFILVTQVAASQTVQDVPEVNQTAKLVYEDESSEEEGSDDEMIADKDSDENWDEDEEKEEQSDEQDMTVEKEINGDSDLEPENESEEE